CCTACTTGCTTTGAGCTTAATTTGCCCGAACATACAGAAAACAATTATTTCCTTGCAACCGAGAAAACAATTATCCAAGCTTCACAGTCCTGTCAATTCAAGAAAGAAAAAGAGTAGAGCATGACAAATTAATACAGCAACTAAACTGCCCAAAAATATTTTTCCCTGCACAAAATTAGCACTGTTCCCAGACTGGTTAGGTAGACCATCGATGGTTGATGCAATCAGCACAAGAGATTTGTGACCACTGATTAGCAAGCTGGGTTTTTTTTTCTCCCAAATAAAAAGGAAGTTTCTAGGCCTGGCAACACTAATACAGTACTCCTTTTGAGTAGAATAGTACTAGAGTAGTTATCTATTCTTGCTTTGAGAAAAGGTATATGAAATGAACCAATCCCAAATTAGTTAATTAGAGGTGTTACATCAGAGTGGCTGTCTCAATTGCCCCTTTCCTTGTGGGTGCGTGCGTGTGAACATCAGTTCGTTTTACAGCTCTCAATCATGCAACTTTCTGCACATAAAGGAGACTACTGTTTACGTGTGAGATTATCATGGACCGTTAGCACGTTCATCTCAAAGTGATAGGACTATGAGAATGAGAGTGGTGGTCTTTGTCCGGGGGAACCACTATCGAGTTCAGAGTTTTCCTTTAGCTTTTCACATCTGAATGTTCATCTCGATCACCTTATGTCTGACTATGATGGATCCCACGAAATGGCGGGTGCAGAGGAAGCTGGACGAGCAGCGCGCCAAGGCGGTGGAGAAGACGCAGAACGACGTGGCCAAGGCGCGGCACAAGGCGGAGGAGAAGCGGGCGTCGGCGGAGGCCAAGCGGGGGCTCAAGCTGGCCAAGGTGCTGGAGCTGGCCAACTTCATGAAGGCCGTCGGCAGGGTGCCCACCAAGCGCTCCTTCTTCTAGCCTCCCCCAGCCGGAGGAGGGGAGAAATCCTATGTGTTTTTGCCTATGGGTAGTACGTAAAAAGTAAGGgcgtgtgctgctgctgctgcatccgATCGGTCGGGAAACCTAATTGTAAAAAGggatttgaaaacttgctgctgctgctgctgcctccgtTGTATACTAGCCGCCGGTGGTGATCACACGGCGGCGCTTTTTTGTTTGGCTTGTATGTGCACGAAAAAACTGGTGTGAGAATGGAATGAATAGCGTGTTTGCTACAAACCTGCAAACATTCAGAGCAATTGTTCGTATGTAGCACTGCTGGTGTGGATCTCTACGTTCTTCGGTTCTGTATTATGTATGTATCTGGCTGGAAGTTATCACGGTCCTTTAACGCCTATCACGAGAGACGTTGCATCAATGGTCCGGCTGGTGGAGATGATTGTAACCCGTGCACGTCCAGGATCAGGCAATAAGATAACCCTTGAAGTGCACTGTGTCCAATCTTGGATTTCTTTAGTTCTGCAGCGACTATTTATTACTATTAGTCTTCCAGCTTCAGAGTCCGACCTTGGCttgcgttttcttttctttttttgagatTTTGGAGATATGGCTTGCGTTGTCTGAACTCGAGCTGGCACTTTTGGCCACAAAAAATAATGGTGATAACTCGAGCCGGGCACTGTGCGCCCGTCGAGTACGCATCATGGTGACCGATGAGGAACCTGCGCCGCACGTCACCGCATTCGCCATTTCCATTTCATTTCCCTCGTGACAAGGCCGGTTAGTGGAATCATCATTTTATTCTATCTATCGTTCTGGATGGCGAAAGCGACCCCGTGCCTGTGATTGACCGACGGGCATAACCCAACTAAAGATGGGCCTTGTCTGGCATCGACACGAGGGCGTGGCTGTAGACGTCGGCACGGCCAGGCACTGCCCGGATCACGCTGGCGCTTACCGTAGTCCAGACACAACCGACGGTGACGGCCACCGTTCGCGACGGGTTCCTTTCGACGTACGACCGATGTAGACATGGGAGGGATGTAACCAGAGAATTCGTCAATTTATTCCTACTCGTATAGGCGTAAACCACGGACCATATATCGGTAAAAACATCAGTCAGCGTTTGGTGTTTTTTACTTTTACCATTTGCTCTTCCACTTGACTGTAATTAGGTCCTACACTCTTTAAGAGATAACTGTAACTAAGCAAAATAAACTGAACAGAACTATATGAAATCAATAAAAAGCACGAACAAAGCAAAAAGGTTCCAACTGCATCCCCAACGCCAAAATAAATAAACATATAAAATGTTCAGAGGAAATCAAAAGGAAAATGTGGACAAAAGTTTAGGACAGAGGTGAAATTCTAACAGAGCAAATCAAGTCATGACAGTCTTATCAGCTAAAGAATCTAACGTTGCCTGATGACTGTCGTACATTATACCATCCGAAACTCAAACACGCAGTAGTACAAGTTATCTTTGATGACGCAACTGTACATAAACATCAAGCTAGACGATCCACTTCATCGACGATGAACCTGCCTGTTGCACGTTATTTCCCGACTGCACCGGAGGGAGGGGGGCTTCACGACGACGAGTTCCTCCTAGCCGCATAAACCCTGTACGCGGCTACCCCCACAACACCTATAGCAGCTCCAACTGCAGAGTATTAGAATATAAGTTAGTACTGGGCGGGCTTTGCTCCACAGATCATGCTCGACACCCCTAACCTCTAAATCGATCAATTAATTCACTCTGCTATGGACTACCAGTAGTTAGTATTTTATGAGATGACAAATGTATCGCGTTATTATATGTATCTCTTGCTATATCTATATTAGGTACCATGCGGATTAGGGTCGTGGAGTTGACTTGCCTGAAACAACCATGAGGGAACGGTTGAGAAGTTGACGGTATTGCCTGCGTGTTTTACCAGCTTCAGTCTCTGGAATGCTCAAATGGGGCCGCTGTGCCGCATGAACTATTCTGCAGAAAATGTTGTTCAAGTCTTTCAACTTCACGCTGATGGGAATTGGTGTTTCAATTCCCATGTCTTGGCTCACCTGAAATTAGATAAACTTGTGATTACTCTGCAACAAACATAAACAACTAGACAGTCCATACATGTACAGCTCTGTCTGCCACATATGTATTACTAGGAGAACTGTGGTCAATAAGTACAGGAACCACTTGCAAAAACATCACGTGCACAAGTTTAGAAATATAAGGATGAACATTTTCTAATCCATTGAAATATCTGTTTGTCCATTCACCAACTACAATGGTAAATTTAAAATGTCAAACGAAATTGTATCGGAGCTTACTCTGGTTGATTCCTGTAGAGCCACTGGAGATTGATCAAGATCGTCCTTAGCAGCAACTATCAGACAAGGGACTTCATAGCCTGTGTTTTCTCCATGTGAAGCCACTTGCACAAGCAAATCTCTTGCTCTTTGCCAAGAAAATTCATCACAGCTGCCATTTTGCAGGTGTCACATAAGGAAATTTATGTAATAGTGAATAATACGTCACAGAGTAAGATATACCAGGATAAGCAAGATTTTCAACTGTCATCTGTACTTTTTACATAACCAGTGATGAACATTCGAATCAATTAATAAAGGTAACTAAGGATCAAAGAGATTCAGTTTTTACTGACCAAGCATCATTTTACACTGATATATTCGATATGGCCAGTAAGCTATTGTGTAACTGAAATCAGATTGCAATACATGAATGAACTAAGTTCGTGAGATTTTGCAAGTAGCATTGAATGGTAAACCTAATTTCCTTGCCAAGATGGGCCATCAGAACCATTGAGAACAATTCAAAAATTGCCCGCATATATGACACAAAGCAGAAAACAGTACAATAAACAAGAAAATAGCTCGGCAGAAACAGAATGCGTACCTATCGTAAACAAAGACTGCCGCATCACAGGGTGCCAAGGATTCCTTGTTGTTTAGCAATGATCTGACATCACCTTCAGGAATCTCTCGCAGCACAAGTGTTTTTCTATTCCCCTTCAATAAAACAAAGACATAATGAATCAGATATGAACATTGCAGAGTAGAAGCATCCTTACAGATCACATAGGATTAGAAAATGATAAATCTCAAAGCTGCACTCGCAACTGCTGAAGTTAATGTCACCCTATCGTCTCCACTAGACCATCACTATGATTTCTGAaaggctctctctccctctcacatatCCACCAAAAATGAAGATGGCAAGAGGGAAAGGGCGAGATTGAACTACTGCACATACCATTGGCAAAGAAAATTTGGGTTATCTTAATTTCTGTCTGTACACTCACATGATGTCTTGCATCATTAAGAATAGAATTTTCATTTACCAGAATGTTTGCTTATAGTGCAAGCAGAATACAGACATCACTTTTGACTACTTACATCAGATAGTTCAACAGTATTTGCCGCAAACCGGTCGCTGTTAGTTGGCAGAGCATCAGAAGGTTGCCTGCAATGAAGACAACAAGTGAAATGGAGTTCCGAAAAGGACCAAAGATGGTATGAAAATTCATGGAGTAAATACAGGGAAATGCATCAAATACCTTCCAAGGAATGATTGTAGCAATGCAGTCTTTCCGGAACCTTTGGGACCAAAAACATAGCACTGGAACACATTTCTTTGAGTCTGCTGCTTTTTACGGTCCACTCGTCTTTTCCTCGTGATGGTGAATGCTGAATTAAAATCACCCGAATAGCCGACATATACAAGGTTCGCGAAACTATTTGCTGGATCTAAAAGTGTCATAAGAGTCCACTGCAATTGTACGAGATACTAGTCAGCAATGAAAATTTACCGGTAATCTAGTAAGAAACCATATCACCATAATACACACAGGTGTTCTGCCTACAGTTCTCCAAGCACATGTCCACAAGATTAAACTGGTGTAGATATGCATAATAAGAAAAGGCTTTCTTACCTGGAAACGTTCCACAAGCTTTTCAAGGCACGCCACTACTATGATGCATCTTAACCATAACAAGCACAACACTACTAAAAGATTTTTATCCTATTTTTAGTTGGTTTATTTTTCTTATGTGTTTGATATAGTATATATAGCAAAACTGATATATAATCTCTTCTGGATTCGTTTGCATACTGAGAATGACAAACTCGGAATAGGGTGCAGTAATTCAGACAATGGTTACAACAAACTATTCGGCTTTCTCAGACAGATTAATTGAGCTCACCAAATGGTACTCCCtccatatcaaaatataagacgttcttTGACACTGTCATAGTGtcaaaaaaacatcttatattaagtaACAGAGGTAGCACAAGACAGTCAGAATAATGAATAAATGGATATGTGTTCCAAATAGAGCCTTAGGCCGTTGAATCTAACCAACAAAACAGCTTAATCAACCAACGAACAGCGTTAAAAATTATTGCACACGGACAGTGTTAGTTTTCAGCACACTGGGAGTGAGAGAATACCTTAGAAAGAAATCCTTCAAGTGATAGCCCACCCAAGACATTCCTTTCAGCACAGTCTTTATATAGATCAGAAGTCCATGGGCTGGAATAATGATATGTGAATGGTAAGCAGAGACAAATGACTAAATAGACTAAACTTGAGAACCATTTAATGGAAGTTCAACAGATTCCATCAAAGCAAAGCAAAGACAAAGTAATACAAGGTTTACTAACAATATGAGTAAAGTATCTAAATTACAACCAATTGTCTACAAAGTGTCAAACTAAGATTAAAATTACCCTTTCTTTTAGTGACAACTTACTTTTCAGGTGCAGTTGAAAAAAGATCATCCAACTCAGAAGGTAGCAAAGCTTCATCCTGGATTTGATACATAAGTCATAAACACATTTTCAGAACTTCCTCCAACACAGAAGTTTTTTACGGATAAGATTTAGAATGAAAATGCCAAGAATAACATTTGCACTGAGGATAAAAAACAAATGTGACAATCAATACATCAGACTTACATTATCTATGTCAAACATGTTGAATATTCCTTTCAAGTAATCAATCACTTCATTTGTCAATTCCACCGTCTGTAACAAAGATAGTGATATGACTTTAGAACCAAAGAAATATTATAGACCAAAGGTATGGCAAATATTAAACACATAGGTAAGTGGATATCGAAGCCAGGCTTGCAGATACCCACCATACAGTTGAAATCAACTATCAACTTAGACGTAAGCCATTATAAGAACAAATTGACACTAAAATCACCGACAACAGACAACAAAATGTGAATAGCTGACAGTAATCAACAGAACATTACTTGATCAGGAGCTCGCTTGACTGACGTTGGAATGAATTCATCTCTAAGCTTGATTTCATTATCATAACCAAATTTCCTCAATACTGTCCATGTAGTTTCCAAACGACCTTTCTCAATAAAAAGAGCATGAAGGAAAAGGAATCCAGTCAATGTAAGGCCACTATCATTTACGCCTTCGGGCATCTTCTCTTGAACAACTCTCTTCACGCCTGATATTTCAGTAGGCTGGAGAGGAGCGCTAAAACATCTGACCTGCAAACCAATGGAAAGAGAATTTCAGTATCACCATACATA
Above is a window of Triticum dicoccoides isolate Atlit2015 ecotype Zavitan chromosome 5B, WEW_v2.0, whole genome shotgun sequence DNA encoding:
- the LOC119312418 gene encoding mitochondrial Rho GTPase 1-like, which gives rise to MAAAAANLAGRPGVRVVVIGDPGTGKSSLVVAVATEQFPENVPKVMPHTRLPADYFPDRVPITIVDTSSSPEQKPKLIAECQAADAVVLTYACDRLSTLDRLSSYWLPELRRIQLKAPVIVVGCKLDLRDDQQNSLEQTMAPIMQSFREIETCIECSALRQIQVPEVFYYAQKAVLHPTAPLFDQEAQSLKPRCVRALKRIFILCDHDRDGALSDVELNDFQVRCFSAPLQPTEISGVKRVVQEKMPEGVNDSGLTLTGFLFLHALFIEKGRLETTWTVLRKFGYDNEIKLRDEFIPTSVKRAPDQTVELTNEVIDYLKGIFNMFDIDNDEALLPSELDDLFSTAPENPWTSDLYKDCAERNVLGGLSLEGFLSKWTLMTLLDPANSFANLVYVGYSGDFNSAFTITRKRRVDRKKQQTQRNVFQCYVFGPKGSGKTALLQSFLGRQPSDALPTNSDRFAANTVELSDGNRKTLVLREIPEGDVRSLLNNKESLAPCDAAVFVYDSCDEFSWQRARDLLVQVASHGENTGYEVPCLIVAAKDDLDQSPVALQESTRVSQDMGIETPIPISVKLKDLNNIFCRIVHAAQRPHLSIPETEAGKTRRQYRQLLNRSLMVVSVGAAIGVVGVAAYRVYAARRNSSS